AGAACAAGGACCGCGGCCTCCCGGTCGGCCTGCAGACCGGCGTCGCCGCCTTCCCCGTCCTCGTCAGCGAGCGCGTCGACCCGGCCGCCATGGCCTGGGCCGAACAGCAGCAGCGCAACCGCTTCGCCTGCTTCGCGCGCCCCGTCGTCGTGGACAGCGCACAGCGCTACGTCGGCTTCTACCGCGGCAAGCCGGCCCTCGGCCGCGTCTACGCCTCCCACCTCATCGACAAGGGCTACTTCAATTCTCGATGTACTCCTTGACCACCTGTAGTGGGGCGCCCCCGGTGGAGGCGGCGAAGTATGACGGTGACCAGAAGTGTTCGCCCCACAGGTGGCGGTGGATGTGCTCCGGGTACTCCTTGCGCAGCAGGCGGGCGGAGACGCCCTTGAGGGAGCCGACCATCCGGGACAGAGCGATCTGCGGGGGATAGTGCACGAGCAGGTGGACATGGTCCGCCTCGCTGTTGGACTCGGTCAGCTCGGCCCGGAAGTCGCCGCACACCTCGGTCATGATCTCTTCGCAGCGGGTGAGGATCTCGTCGGTGAAGGCCGCACGCCGGTACTTGGGGACGAGGACCAAATGGGCGTGCAGGGTGTAGATGACGCTACGACCCCTGCGGATATTCGGCTTTGGTTCCCATCGTAGTGACACAGGTCAAGCAGTAGCATGGTCGGCATGAAGCTGGTGGTGCGGGTGAAGATGCTGCCAACGCCCGTACAAGCATTGGCGCTTGAGGCAACCCTGCATGTCTGTAACGAGGCGGCGACCTGGCTGTCGACTCAGGCGTTCGAGCGCAGGGTGTTCTCCCGGGCCGGACTGCAGGCGATGGCCTATTGCGAGGTGAGGGCTCGCGGGCTGTCGGCGCAGCCTGCGCTGCATGTGCTGCGCAAGGTCGC
The DNA window shown above is from Streptomyces sp. NBC_01445 and carries:
- a CDS encoding levansucrase, whose protein sequence is MTGESARNYLASVESRLQADGCATRWEDWFGVPVLVGRRADFRMRWMATNLHLFTVAAAVPEITPQSVDAFTSQVLTYAKKNKDRGLPVGLQTGVAAFPVLVSERVDPAAMAWAEQQQRNRFACFARPVVVDSAQRYVGFYRGKPALGRVYASHLIDKGYFNSRCTP
- the tnpA gene encoding IS200/IS605 family transposase, with amino-acid sequence MSLRWEPKPNIRRGRSVIYTLHAHLVLVPKYRRAAFTDEILTRCEEIMTEVCGDFRAELTESNSEADHVHLLVHYPPQIALSRMVGSLKGVSARLLRKEYPEHIHRHLWGEHFWSPSYFAASTGGAPLQVVKEYIEN